The following coding sequences lie in one Lolium perenne isolate Kyuss_39 chromosome 2, Kyuss_2.0, whole genome shotgun sequence genomic window:
- the LOC127330451 gene encoding E3 ubiquitin-protein ligase EL5-like, whose amino-acid sequence MSSLPGDDDGSVLPSARTPTTVVDGDVVFSCVALLFLALVLVFVLYHYFIVHRPAGVRVAAGTASSGPRLGAGAAAAASAPGAAGGKGVVPVVLRALPVTLYRAKDFPEEELECAVCLADLSDGEAARFLPKCGHGFHAECVDLWLRSHPTCPLCRVDVDKPDALPPALPPVRPERANYGTNLPTNVLFRGSQDAVTTRGTAGGPRSSGGVTAIVIDVPETTSSAVVPRDGDATKSQGLARLRSIGRRWSSRGRCEVGASSSAGSCHRVTAGARTQD is encoded by the coding sequence ATGTCATCCTTGCCGGGGGACGACGATGGCAGCGTCCTGCCCAGTGCACGGACTCCCACCACGGTGGTCGACGGCGACGTCGTCTTCTCCTGTGTCGCCCTCCTCTTCCTCGCCCTTGTCCTCGTCTTCGTCCTCTACCACTACTTCATAGTCCATCGCCCCGCCGGCGTCCGGGTAGCCGCGGGGACGGCGTCGAGCGGTCCGCGCCTCGGCGCTGGTGCCGCAGCCGCAGCTTCTGCTCCCGGCGCCGCCGGCGGAAAAGGAGTTGTTCCGGTGGTGCTGCGTGCTCTGCCCGTGACGTTGTACCGCGCGAAGGACTTCCCGGAGGAGGAGCTGGAGTGCGCCGTATGCCTCGCCGATCTGTCGGACGGCGAGGCGGCCAGGTTCCTGCCCAAGTGCGGCCATGGCTTCCACGCCGAGTGCGTCGACCTGTGGCTGCGCTCCCACCCCACCTGCCCGCTCTGTCGCGTCGACGTCGACAAGCCCGACGCCTTGCCGCCGGCTCTGCCTCCGGTGCGGCCTGAACGAGCCAACTACGGTACGAACCTGCCGACCAACGTGCTCTTCCGGGGATCCCAGGACGCGGTCACGACTCGAGGAACCGCCGGCGGCCCAAGGTCGTCCGGTGGGGTGACAGCGATCGTCATCGACGTCCCAGAGACGACGTCATCAGCCGTCGTGCCGCGTGATGGTGATGCGACCAAGTCGCAGGGTTTGGCGAGGTTGAGGTCGATCGGGAGGCGGTGGAGCAGCAGAGGGAGGTGTGAGGTGGGTGCTAGTAGCAGTGCTGGTTCTTGCCACAGAGTCACTGCTGGTGCTCGCACTCAAGACTGA